GTCTTGGGCCGCTTGCACGAGGCCCGCAACAGCGCGGTCTTTGAGAGCGCGCCGCAGCGCGTTGAAGCCGACGGTGTCTTCTGCCGTTTCGGGGAAGTTGATCGCGCGGATGAATTCTTCGCGGCTGATCGATGGAGCCATGTCTTCGGCTGTTGTGCCGAGCGGTAGAGTGGTCTGTTCATCGACTTGTGGTGCGGGTGCCGCGGCCACAGCACGCGCGCTTTGGGCCTCGCGGCTCGATGTAAATGTGGCCAGCGCAGTTTCGGTTTTGCGCTGTGCTGCTGCGATTTCTTCGAGCTTGCGGGCAACGGATGGCTCCGCTGTGATCCTGCCGCTCTGGCTCTGAACGATATAGGCGTGGCGGATTGCATCAATCGCGGATTGGAGGCGCTGACTTTCTTCGCGCATGATCTTGGAGGAGCGCGCGGCTGTGGCCGCAACCCAGATCATTCCAACAGGCATGAATACAGCGAGCATCGTCATCATGAAGCGCAGTGATGTATTTGCTGTATCCTCAGCAGATGCTTCGGTGGGCAGGGTGAGAAAAAAGATGGCCGCGCCCAAGAGCCAGACAGCCGAAAGGCTCAGCGCGATGATCTCGATCGCGGTGATTTTGTCGGCCACGGCGCGGTCATAAATACCGAGCGGTGTTGGGCGTGTTTCGTTTTGGTCGGCCATTGCGCTCTTTTTCTTAAATGAAGGCGATTTTGAGGATTTCGTAGCTTTTCTCGCCGCCCGGGGTGCGGACTTCGACGCTGTCGCCTTCTTCCTTGCCGATCAGGGCGCGGGCGATGGGCGAGCTCATGTTGAGCAGACCTTTTTCGATGCTGGCTTCGTGCTGGCCAACGATCTGCCATGTTTTCTCTTCGTCGGTGTCTTCGTCCACAACCGTCACAGTTGCGCCGAACTTGACCGTGCCTGACAGCTTGGTCGGATCAATCACTTCGGCGAGGCTGAGAACGGCCTCAAGCTCTTGGATGCGGCCTTCGATAAAGCCCTGCTTTTCGCGGGCAGAATGATACTCCGCGTTTTCTTTCAAATCGCCCAGTTCGCGCGCTTCGGCGATGGCTTTGATCACCGAGGGGCGTTCAACGGATTTGAGCTTTTTCAGCTCGGTTTCGAGCGCGGCGTGTCCGCCACGTGTCATCGGGAATTTGTCCATTGCACTGCCTTCTTGGTCTTTGCGGCGCACCAATGGCACGCTTTGATCTTTGTTACGTCACTTTGTCCCAGAGAGGGGCTGTCTTGCAATAGAGTAAAGGGCATTTTGCATCAATGGGCGGAATTTGCCTTTGTTGCGATTGCGCTTATTGGTCGGGGCAGCCTGTTCCGCCTATGCCGTCGCCACTGCACTCTTCTAGACTTGTGGCGCTGTGGGCGGGCAGCGGAGAGGTTTGCACCATTACGGGAGCATCCAGTGCCACTGTTGCCTCTGCTCTGGGGGCGCTTTTGAGCGTTGTGTCGTCTGGTGTGGCGCAGGCCGCAAGGGCGAGCA
This genomic window from Lentibacter algarum contains:
- the greA gene encoding transcription elongation factor GreA, coding for MDKFPMTRGGHAALETELKKLKSVERPSVIKAIAEARELGDLKENAEYHSAREKQGFIEGRIQELEAVLSLAEVIDPTKLSGTVKFGATVTVVDEDTDEEKTWQIVGQHEASIEKGLLNMSSPIARALIGKEEGDSVEVRTPGGEKSYEILKIAFI